The genome window AAGGTCCTGGAATGGGACCTGCCCTGGGCGAAGTGGTTTCTCGGCGGCAAGATCAATCTTTCTTATAACTGCCTTGATCGCCATGTCGCCGGCGCGCGTAAGAACAAAACGGCGATCATCTGGGAGGGCGAGCCTGGCGAGGTCCGCACGTTCACCTACGAGCAGTTGCTGCGTGAGGTCTCGAAGTGCGCCAATGCGCTCAAAGACATGGGCATCAAGGCCGGCGATCGCGTCGCAATCTACATGGGCATGACGCCGGAACTCGCGATCGCGCTCCTCGCCTGTGCCCGCATTGGGGCGGTGCACTCGGTGATCTTCGGGGGATTCTCCGCAAACGCTCTGGTCGATCGCATCAACGACGCGCAATGCGTCGCCGTCATCACGCAAGACACCGGCTATCGCCGCGGCAACGAGATCAAGCTCAAGGCCACGGTCGACGAGGCGCTGGCGTCCTGTCCTTCAGTGAAACATGTGCTGGTGTACCGGCGCACCGGATCGCAGGTTGACATGAAGAAGGGCCGCGACCACTGGTGGCATGAGGTTGTCGACAAGGCCTCTGAGCAGTGCCCCGCTGCGCCACTCGACTCCGAAGATCCACTCTTTATTCTTTACACCTCGGGCACTACAGGAAAGCCAAAAGGCATCGTTCACACCACCGGCGGATACTCCGTCGGCGTGTACTACACCACCAAAATGGTCTTCGACATTCGCGATGAGGACATCTACTGGTGTACCGCCGACATCGGCTGGGTCACCGGACATTCCTACATTGTCTATGGCCCGCTGCAGAACGGCGCGACCGTGCTGATGTACGAAGGCGCCCCTAACCATCCCGACTTCGACCGCTTCTGGCAGATGATCGACCGTCACAAGGTCAACATCTTCTACACCGCGCCGACCGCAATCCGCGCCTTCATCAAGTGGGGCAGCGAATATCCGAAGCGCCACAAGCTCGACAGCCTGCGACTGCTCGGAACCGTTGGTGAGCCGATCAATCCGGAAGCCTGGATGTGGTATCGCGAAATGATCGGCAAGAATCGCTGCCCGATCGTCGACACCTGGTGGCAGACCGAAACGGGAATGATCATGATCTCGCCGCTACCCGGCGCTGTGCCAACCAAGCCGGGATCGGCGACGCTGCCACTGCCGGGAGTCTTTCCCGATGTGGTAACGCGCGCGGGAGAGCCGGTGCCGAAAGGCTCTGGCGGGCTGCTGGTGTTGCGCAAGCCCTGGCCGGCGATGGCCCGCACCATCTTCAACGATCCTGACCGCTTCGTGAAGCAATACTGGTCCGACATTCCCGGCATGTACTTCACCGGCGACGGCGCCCGCAAAGACGAAGACGGCTACTACTGGATGATGGGCCGCGTCGACGACGTCATCAACGTCGCCGGACATCGTTTAGGCACAATGGAGATCGAGTCAGCACTGGTCGCCCATCCAAAAGTTGCCGAGGCCGCAGTAGTGGGCCGTCCCGACGATCTCAAGGGACAAGCAATTGCCGCATTCGTCACGCTGGAATCCGGCTATAAGCCAACACCGGACACGAAAGACGAACTGCGCAAGTGGGTAGTAAAAGAGATCGGAGCCCTCGCCCGCCCCGACGACATAAGATTCACCGACACCCTTCCCAAAACGAGAAGCGGCAAGATTATGCGACGCCTGTTACGCGAACTCGCCGGCACCGGTGACGTGAAGGGAGACGTAACCACGCTGGAGGATTTTTCTGTAATCGCGAAGTTACGAGCGGACGAAGAATAGAGGAGCCCGCCGCGGCGGGCTGCGTCTCTACCATGCTCTGTGCAATGCCTAGCGGTCTGGAAGGTAAAGAACTGTCAACCTGAGGCCCGCTGTTGGCCGAAGGATCTCCCGCGATGTTTCGAACTTGAATGGCGCCGGGGCGGCTCTTTTACGAGGACGCTACAATCCCGTTATCGTTGCAACAACAAAGCCTACTGTATGGCCGAAGTGCCGATCAACAGCATTTGAATCCCAATCATCACGGGAGATCCTTCGGCCAACATCGGCCTCAGGATGACAGCGTTTGGACGCATTGGGAGAAATTACGCGTCCCACGGATTCACCACCGAAACCGATAGATCTTCAAAATGACTCACGTTACGGGTTGCGAGCGAAGCCTGATGCGCCAGCGCGATTCCCGCGATGATCGTATCTCGCAGTTCTCCTGGTCGGCCTTTGCGCTGGCGAGATGCCATCAAGTCGGCTGCCTGCCTGGCGGCGGCAGCGTCGAAGGACGCAATCCGCTGTCCCATCTTGTCCAACAGGCTTTCGAAGGCATGCATCAACAGAGATCTCCGCTTTCCGGTTGCCATGATCTCCAACCCGAATCGCACTTCGAGAACTGTCAGCGACGTTGTCCAGATGGATGTTCGGGGCTGCCTGTCGAGCCATGCCACAACTTTCATATCGGGCTCTTGCCGCATTAGCGCGGAGAGCACATTCGTGTCGAGAATGATCATGGCTCAAACGAAGCCGGCTTGATTTGGTTACCTCGCAACTCTGCGATGTCAGAGTCCAATCCAGCTTTGGTGAACAAGCTGGAAATCTCGGAGCCGAGTCCACGGGCTGAGCCTTCATCATCCCTATTCACGGCATTGCGAAGGATCTCGCGAACCTCTTCCTCCATGCTTCGGCGGTTGCGCCTGGCTCGACGCTGGAGCCGTTCCTTGACGGCATTCTCGAGGTTGCGAACTACAAGCTGGCCCATACGCGACTCCATTTCTCGTATGATATCATGATATCATATTCGAGTATAGGCGAGGCACGATTCGCAGTACCGGCGGCGGTAGCCGCTGGGCACGTGCGAGCTAGACCATGATTCGATGGCACCTGGCAACCACACTGCCAGAACCCAGCGGCTACCGCCGCCGGTACTGCCACCGCCCGCCCCAACCCGTGAAGTCACCAAATCTTAACAATTGTCCAACCTGGTGGATTTGTTCTGTTCTGTACAATCCCCACCCATGACCTGGACCCAGACCTACGATCCATTC of Terriglobales bacterium contains these proteins:
- the acs gene encoding acetate--CoA ligase translates to MPEPQVAQQQDIQSILREARKFDPPAEFSQHARIKSMAEYQKIYDASAADPEKFWAGVAGELHWFQKWNKVLEWDLPWAKWFLGGKINLSYNCLDRHVAGARKNKTAIIWEGEPGEVRTFTYEQLLREVSKCANALKDMGIKAGDRVAIYMGMTPELAIALLACARIGAVHSVIFGGFSANALVDRINDAQCVAVITQDTGYRRGNEIKLKATVDEALASCPSVKHVLVYRRTGSQVDMKKGRDHWWHEVVDKASEQCPAAPLDSEDPLFILYTSGTTGKPKGIVHTTGGYSVGVYYTTKMVFDIRDEDIYWCTADIGWVTGHSYIVYGPLQNGATVLMYEGAPNHPDFDRFWQMIDRHKVNIFYTAPTAIRAFIKWGSEYPKRHKLDSLRLLGTVGEPINPEAWMWYREMIGKNRCPIVDTWWQTETGMIMISPLPGAVPTKPGSATLPLPGVFPDVVTRAGEPVPKGSGGLLVLRKPWPAMARTIFNDPDRFVKQYWSDIPGMYFTGDGARKDEDGYYWMMGRVDDVINVAGHRLGTMEIESALVAHPKVAEAAVVGRPDDLKGQAIAAFVTLESGYKPTPDTKDELRKWVVKEIGALARPDDIRFTDTLPKTRSGKIMRRLLRELAGTGDVKGDVTTLEDFSVIAKLRADEE
- a CDS encoding type II toxin-antitoxin system VapC family toxin — translated: MIILDTNVLSALMRQEPDMKVVAWLDRQPRTSIWTTSLTVLEVRFGLEIMATGKRRSLLMHAFESLLDKMGQRIASFDAAAARQAADLMASRQRKGRPGELRDTIIAGIALAHQASLATRNVSHFEDLSVSVVNPWDA